In the genome of Leptospira tipperaryensis, one region contains:
- a CDS encoding LIC_20087 family outer membrane protein, producing the protein MNGKRSFILSLFLFLFGVSIFSVEDPSFSPFEPYHLSRDFDLNRQKYLQVVAIPYKDPMELKLGPDGESFQETKSPAPIFTVTPGLSFSGMFQPFLFSVVPSGHVNFMPVSETVFVNETPTRSGKLLSGAFSEKRTMDRITDSRNQIQGFGLANWNSNPLQNGSSSGVMFLYMKRHAGLEMDFNARMIGNQAGLAVLESAKSTIAFNYSVFPEIGESSKMNFFVQFSSVKRFQDRNGGVFSLSDQQTNNARGLKSYEYYLNPGISFSSRNLSLEGMVRVPVPTAAQLQSGEQHLWMQEVQGLLGIKYSFSETSPK; encoded by the coding sequence ATGAACGGAAAAAGGTCTTTCATTCTATCTTTATTTTTGTTCCTCTTTGGGGTTTCCATTTTTTCCGTAGAAGACCCCTCTTTCAGCCCGTTCGAACCGTATCATCTTTCCAGAGATTTCGATCTCAATCGCCAGAAATACTTACAAGTGGTCGCCATTCCTTATAAAGACCCGATGGAACTCAAATTGGGGCCCGATGGAGAATCCTTTCAGGAGACAAAATCCCCCGCTCCGATCTTTACCGTAACTCCGGGACTTTCCTTTTCAGGGATGTTTCAACCCTTTTTATTTTCAGTAGTTCCGAGCGGTCACGTAAACTTTATGCCCGTTTCTGAAACCGTTTTTGTAAACGAAACTCCGACTCGATCGGGAAAACTTCTTTCCGGTGCGTTTTCTGAAAAGAGAACTATGGATCGAATCACGGATTCCAGAAATCAGATCCAAGGTTTTGGATTGGCAAATTGGAATTCCAATCCGCTCCAAAACGGAAGCAGCTCGGGTGTGATGTTCTTATACATGAAACGTCATGCGGGTTTGGAAATGGATTTTAACGCGAGAATGATTGGAAACCAGGCCGGTCTTGCGGTTTTAGAATCCGCGAAGTCAACGATCGCATTCAACTATTCCGTTTTTCCTGAAATCGGTGAAAGTTCTAAGATGAATTTCTTTGTTCAGTTTTCGAGTGTGAAACGTTTTCAGGATCGCAACGGCGGAGTTTTTTCGCTTAGCGATCAACAGACGAATAACGCTCGCGGCTTGAAATCCTATGAGTATTATCTCAATCCCGGGATTTCTTTTTCTTCCAGGAACCTAAGCTTAGAAGGAATGGTAAGAGTTCCGGTTCCGACGGCGGCTCAACTTCAATCCGGAGAACAACACCTCTGGATGCAAGAGGTTCAAGGTTTGCTCGGAATCAAATACAGCTTCTCGGAAACTTCTCCTAAATAA
- a CDS encoding ATP-dependent 6-phosphofructokinase, with protein sequence METKIKNFGECTVPSPADYEYYTSDSSRLLFRTVFQSKEDWNSYIESGPDFFEQAGPREKIFFRPKEVTAGIVTCGGLCPGINDVIRGIVMELFYRYGVSRILGFPFGYQGLVKKYSHKPIELTPERVAHIVEEGGSMLGSSRGNQSPEDMVDYLSLYGVKVLFCIGGDGTLRGAREIVDEIAKRGEEISVIGIPKTIDNDINYVQKTFGFSTAFSKAMEAVECAHVEAKGAPNGIGLVKLMGRHSGFIAVNAALASRNVNYCLIPEVNFDLHGNGAFLDELKKRIQKKGHAVIIAAEGAGQHFFEITGERDPSGNLKLKDIGIFLKDTMTDFFKKENIPVNIKYIDPSYIIRSIPADPEDSVFCGFLAQNAVHAAMAGKTDMVVGMWNNVFTHLPISVAIQERKVLQPDRSTLWRSLLASTGQPAHMLAK encoded by the coding sequence ATGGAGACAAAGATAAAAAATTTCGGCGAGTGCACCGTACCAAGTCCTGCGGATTACGAATACTATACTAGCGATTCTTCCAGGCTGTTGTTCCGAACCGTTTTTCAATCCAAGGAAGATTGGAATTCTTACATAGAAAGCGGTCCCGATTTTTTTGAACAAGCCGGTCCTCGCGAAAAAATTTTTTTCCGCCCCAAAGAAGTGACCGCAGGAATCGTAACGTGCGGCGGCCTTTGTCCGGGAATCAACGACGTGATACGAGGCATCGTCATGGAACTTTTTTATCGTTACGGAGTTTCTCGGATTCTCGGGTTTCCTTTCGGCTACCAAGGCCTTGTCAAAAAATATTCTCATAAACCGATCGAACTCACGCCGGAAAGAGTGGCGCATATCGTAGAAGAAGGAGGTTCCATGCTCGGTTCTTCCCGAGGGAATCAATCTCCGGAAGATATGGTGGACTACCTCAGTCTTTACGGAGTCAAAGTTCTCTTCTGCATCGGCGGAGACGGAACCCTTCGAGGAGCCAGAGAAATCGTTGACGAGATCGCCAAACGCGGGGAAGAAATTTCGGTCATAGGAATTCCGAAAACCATAGACAACGATATCAACTACGTCCAAAAGACATTCGGTTTTTCTACTGCGTTTTCCAAAGCGATGGAAGCGGTGGAATGCGCCCACGTTGAAGCCAAAGGAGCTCCTAACGGAATCGGTCTAGTAAAACTTATGGGAAGACACTCCGGTTTTATCGCCGTGAACGCGGCCCTTGCTTCACGAAACGTAAACTACTGCCTGATTCCCGAAGTCAACTTCGATCTCCACGGAAACGGAGCCTTCTTAGATGAACTCAAAAAAAGAATTCAAAAAAAGGGCCACGCCGTGATCATCGCCGCCGAAGGAGCGGGGCAACATTTTTTTGAAATCACGGGAGAAAGAGATCCTTCGGGGAATCTCAAACTCAAGGATATCGGAATCTTTCTCAAGGACACGATGACCGACTTTTTCAAAAAAGAAAACATCCCCGTGAATATCAAATACATCGATCCGAGTTATATCATCCGTTCGATTCCCGCAGACCCGGAAGACTCGGTCTTCTGCGGTTTTTTGGCTCAGAATGCGGTGCACGCGGCAATGGCTGGCAAGACGGACATGGTCGTCGGAATGTGGAACAACGTCTTTACCCATCTTCCCATCTCCGTCGCGATCCAGGAAAGAAAGGTCTTACAACCCGATCGAAGCACTCTCTGGAGATCGCTCCTCGCTTCCACGGGACAACCGGCGCACATGTTGGCGAAGTGA
- a CDS encoding SpoIIE family protein phosphatase, which yields MSERQLSLSLISDITARINSTDDLEELLGIIIETTKDVLNSEGCSLLLYDRDEDCLVFNVAKGTKGESLATLKVPRGKGIAGMVLETLEPVIVNDAANDPRIYRNIDETVGFVTNNLICVPMSTQGEIQGVLEAVNSLGRKEFTNKDIKVLQYLSDLAAIAIRNRRLIGDLKSRANELDCLFQLSQAISNIAEMDQFLNLTVHSISEVMRAERVSLIFFNPKSGKYELKKSIGFSLEEEEHFINEKEGVISKILETGAPILVQNTTALAEEWVRPERYKTKSFISVPIRQDGKIIGILNAADKISGNSFDNADQNILSTISNQIAEAYNSLLSKDQKEKLNSIRRDMQIASQIQVNSLPNIPKKIQGLELETSYIASKEIGGDFYDLIYHNPDEVSVLIADVSGKGIAAALFMEFSKTIISGEVSRNSSTSISLMSANRIIQEKSGYFMFVTVMLARINMAKRRIRFSSAGHNEQLLYKAKDKKVTSLSGKGMPLGIKESEIDEHEIDYAPGDLLILYTDGVSEAMNESNEMYGLENLTKLIERNGEMPLGALKELIIDTTDAFRGDADPHDDYTLFMVRLP from the coding sequence ATGAGTGAAAGGCAACTATCCTTATCCCTAATCTCCGATATAACGGCGAGAATCAACTCGACCGACGACCTGGAAGAACTCCTCGGTATCATCATAGAAACTACAAAAGACGTTCTCAATTCGGAAGGATGTTCTCTCCTTCTTTACGATCGGGATGAAGACTGTCTTGTCTTCAACGTTGCAAAAGGAACGAAGGGAGAATCTCTCGCAACTCTGAAAGTTCCCCGAGGAAAAGGAATTGCGGGGATGGTTTTGGAAACCCTGGAACCGGTGATTGTAAACGACGCTGCAAACGATCCTAGAATTTATAGAAACATCGACGAGACGGTCGGATTCGTGACAAACAATCTCATCTGCGTTCCTATGAGCACCCAGGGAGAAATCCAGGGCGTTTTGGAAGCCGTAAACTCGTTGGGGCGAAAAGAATTTACAAATAAGGACATTAAGGTTCTTCAATATCTTTCGGATCTTGCGGCGATCGCGATTCGGAATCGAAGACTGATCGGCGATCTAAAAAGTCGTGCGAACGAATTGGATTGTCTCTTTCAACTCAGTCAGGCGATTTCGAACATCGCGGAGATGGATCAATTCTTAAATCTGACCGTACATTCGATTTCGGAAGTGATGAGAGCGGAACGAGTTTCTTTGATCTTCTTCAATCCGAAGAGCGGAAAATACGAACTCAAAAAAAGCATCGGTTTTAGTCTGGAAGAGGAAGAACATTTTATCAACGAGAAGGAAGGGGTGATCAGTAAGATCTTAGAAACCGGCGCTCCGATCCTCGTTCAAAATACGACGGCTCTCGCGGAAGAATGGGTTCGTCCCGAAAGATACAAGACCAAGTCCTTTATTTCGGTTCCGATCCGACAAGACGGAAAGATCATCGGGATTCTCAACGCCGCGGATAAAATATCGGGGAATAGTTTTGACAACGCGGATCAAAACATTCTGAGTACGATTTCAAATCAGATCGCGGAAGCTTATAATTCTCTTCTCTCCAAGGATCAAAAAGAAAAACTCAATTCGATCCGAAGAGATATGCAGATTGCGTCTCAGATCCAAGTGAACTCTTTGCCGAACATTCCAAAAAAAATCCAAGGATTGGAATTGGAGACGAGTTATATCGCTTCCAAGGAAATCGGCGGGGACTTTTACGATCTTATCTATCACAATCCCGACGAAGTGAGTGTTCTCATCGCGGACGTTTCCGGAAAAGGAATCGCTGCCGCGCTCTTTATGGAATTCTCAAAGACGATTATTTCCGGAGAAGTATCCAGAAATTCTTCGACGAGCATCAGTTTGATGAGTGCGAATCGAATCATCCAAGAGAAGTCCGGTTACTTTATGTTTGTGACCGTGATGCTCGCGCGGATCAACATGGCGAAAAGAAGAATCCGATTCTCCAGTGCGGGACACAACGAACAACTTCTCTACAAGGCAAAGGACAAAAAGGTAACGAGCCTTTCCGGAAAAGGAATGCCGCTCGGAATCAAGGAATCCGAAATCGACGAACACGAAATCGATTACGCGCCGGGAGATCTTCTCATCCTTTATACCGACGGCGTGAGCGAAGCGATGAACGAATCCAACGAGATGTACGGACTTGAAAATCTCACAAAGTTGATCGAAAGAAACGGCGAAATGCCTCTCGGCGCTCTAAAAGAGTTGATCATCGATACTACGGACGCGTTTCGCGGGGACGCGGACCCGCACGACGACTACACACTCTTTATGGTTCGTCTTCCTTAA
- the argB gene encoding acetylglutamate kinase has protein sequence MEKLFERVNHILEALPYITKYSGKTVVIKYGGAAMAKADLKESFAKDIVLLKYVGIHPVIVHGGGPEINRLLESLKIPTEFVHGHRVTDAQTMDVVEMVLTGKVNKQIVSMINAQGGNAVGISGKDGNLAKATKTPIEIELEGQEKQLFDVGLVGKIETINPEILLNLQKEGFIPVISPVAESADGESLNINADTFAGEVAGALKAEKLILLTDTEGILIDGKLATGLNRGKVKDYIRKGEISGGMIPKVECCLTAIDQGVRRTHIIDGRVPHSILIEIFTDQGIGSLIE, from the coding sequence ATGGAAAAACTTTTCGAAAGAGTCAATCATATCCTCGAAGCCCTCCCTTACATCACAAAATACTCGGGCAAGACGGTTGTGATCAAATACGGTGGCGCGGCAATGGCCAAAGCCGACTTGAAAGAATCTTTTGCAAAAGACATCGTACTTTTAAAATACGTAGGCATTCATCCCGTAATCGTTCACGGAGGCGGACCTGAAATCAACCGCCTTCTGGAGAGTTTGAAAATTCCCACTGAGTTTGTACACGGACATAGGGTGACCGACGCTCAAACCATGGACGTAGTGGAAATGGTACTCACCGGGAAAGTAAATAAACAAATCGTTTCTATGATCAATGCCCAAGGCGGGAACGCGGTAGGAATTTCCGGAAAAGACGGAAACCTTGCCAAGGCAACAAAAACTCCGATAGAGATCGAACTCGAAGGCCAGGAAAAACAACTCTTCGACGTCGGGCTCGTCGGAAAGATCGAGACGATCAATCCGGAGATTCTTCTCAACCTTCAAAAAGAAGGATTCATTCCCGTTATATCGCCGGTTGCGGAATCCGCCGACGGAGAAAGTTTGAATATCAACGCGGATACTTTTGCCGGAGAAGTCGCAGGCGCACTCAAAGCGGAAAAATTGATTCTTCTCACGGACACGGAAGGAATTTTGATCGACGGAAAACTTGCGACCGGGCTCAACCGAGGCAAGGTGAAGGATTATATTCGAAAAGGAGAAATTTCCGGCGGAATGATTCCCAAGGTCGAATGTTGTCTGACTGCGATCGATCAAGGAGTAAGAAGAACTCATATCATCGACGGAAGAGTTCCCCATTCTATCTTGATCGAAATTTTTACCGATCAGGGAATCGGTTCTCTGATCGAGTGA
- a CDS encoding SDR family NAD(P)-dependent oxidoreductase translates to MSVTKKESENKKNVILTGGSGGLGRAIVALLVSEGYSVTNLDLQAPKDLLSGEFFIPTDLTKDTELFSSLEMWKTQITSENHIPYGFIHCAGYGGPYHKITEVSQEEWDRIFSVNIRSAFQITKWLLPIFINLNLGRLLFVASSLSLKGSANSVAYSSSKHALIGFVRSLADEWGPLGITINAVSPGYMETSMGIQEDQVDGHRKKILEITPSKKIADPLEIARVILFLLNPDSGYINGANWAADGGITAV, encoded by the coding sequence GTGTCTGTAACAAAGAAAGAATCCGAAAATAAAAAGAATGTAATCCTCACCGGAGGATCCGGCGGCTTGGGAAGGGCGATCGTTGCTTTACTCGTTTCAGAAGGTTACTCCGTAACAAATTTGGATCTTCAAGCCCCGAAGGATCTTCTTTCCGGAGAATTTTTTATTCCAACGGATCTTACAAAAGACACTGAACTTTTTTCTTCTCTGGAAATGTGGAAGACACAGATAACTTCTGAAAATCATATTCCTTACGGCTTTATTCATTGTGCCGGTTACGGCGGCCCGTATCACAAGATCACGGAAGTGAGTCAGGAAGAATGGGACCGAATCTTTTCGGTAAATATTCGCTCCGCGTTTCAGATCACAAAATGGCTTTTACCTATATTCATAAATTTGAATTTAGGTAGGCTTCTGTTTGTAGCTTCTTCTTTGTCTCTTAAGGGGTCCGCTAACTCGGTCGCATATTCTTCTTCTAAACACGCTTTGATCGGTTTTGTAAGATCTCTCGCCGATGAGTGGGGGCCTCTCGGTATTACGATCAATGCCGTGAGCCCGGGTTATATGGAAACGAGTATGGGTATCCAGGAAGATCAAGTGGATGGTCATCGGAAGAAAATTTTAGAGATAACTCCTTCTAAAAAAATCGCTGATCCTCTTGAGATCGCGAGAGTGATTCTCTTTTTGTTAAATCCGGATTCGGGTTATATCAATGGAGCGAACTGGGCAGCGGATGGGGGGATCACTGCGGTTTAG
- a CDS encoding DUF1564 domain-containing protein has product METLSFSSERKIQSALIEGQMGTDSILIPLSYWDELSPEEKKVLRRKLPYLLRRYTKYVSCLRRLHWRAGKVKYNRGVGKMKKMSIRVNTGAWAVLGALAAAHGVSRCYLFNYLLWLDDVGVGDSIVETLNQGVPRFHGTYRMIWTLDLRQNLISRELEFEPNPLFGRYTFEFEKTQT; this is encoded by the coding sequence ATGGAAACTCTATCGTTCAGTTCTGAGAGAAAAATTCAATCTGCGTTGATCGAAGGTCAGATGGGAACCGATTCGATCTTAATTCCCCTTTCCTATTGGGATGAGCTTAGTCCGGAAGAAAAGAAGGTTCTTCGGAGAAAACTTCCTTATTTGTTGCGAAGGTATACGAAGTATGTGAGTTGCCTGAGGCGATTGCACTGGAGAGCGGGGAAGGTTAAATACAATCGGGGCGTCGGGAAAATGAAGAAGATGAGTATTCGAGTGAACACCGGAGCTTGGGCTGTTTTGGGAGCGCTTGCCGCAGCGCACGGGGTTTCGAGGTGTTATCTTTTTAATTATTTGCTTTGGTTGGATGATGTTGGAGTCGGGGATTCTATTGTGGAAACTTTGAACCAAGGAGTTCCTAGGTTTCATGGGACTTACAGAATGATCTGGACCTTAGATTTACGACAAAATCTCATTTCCAGGGAATTAGAATTCGAACCCAATCCGCTTTTCGGAAGATACACGTTCGAATTCGAGAAAACCCAAACATAA
- a CDS encoding M61 family metallopeptidase — MSKLRFSVQEYQLTGHYLQVELEVVAPENETVLSLPVWSPGSYMVRDYSRHIHKLEAFVSGKNGKVLEINPIGLDSWSVDSGGESFRVRYVVYGFDYSVRSNYFTTEFCLLHPPALFLYPKDSEISEITLEISNSLPFEFCHSGLSGKGKKHSAASLDEWMDSPILLSGRSAIPFVSGGCEHEIVLEGELSKSVQKNLIRDLQKITEEQIRSLGGAPNSRYLFVLILSEGAYGGLEHLNSSVNMYDPLKALTKDGYLKLLELLSHEYFHLWNVKRIRPIALGPFDYQKPNLTRELWIAEGITSFYDAYFLVKTKHLSPENYLAKVMEDLQSLEKSEGESWMSLEDSSYTAWTKFYNRSNDPNAGNTGISYYVKGGILALAMDLYLLSETSGKKSLLDVMKEVYQFFHVGKNRGFTKPEFFEAAKRSTGVDLKLEFGAYLDKPVVIPIERYFHKIGVIRVDSNPGVELGFGTREERGNLVISKIDWKVLDSSVDLSQGDEWISLNGNRIHSGNRKDLLKQFKAGDKIELLIARRGKILKRKLKLSKRFQTSQFKFEEHPSEEQKKLRDQFFDRS, encoded by the coding sequence TTGTCTAAACTTCGCTTTTCTGTTCAAGAATATCAACTCACGGGACACTATCTTCAAGTAGAATTGGAGGTAGTCGCTCCCGAAAACGAAACCGTTCTGTCCCTTCCCGTTTGGTCTCCCGGATCCTATATGGTTCGAGACTATTCCCGGCATATTCACAAATTAGAAGCCTTTGTTTCCGGGAAGAATGGGAAGGTGTTGGAAATCAATCCGATAGGATTGGATTCTTGGAGTGTCGATTCCGGGGGAGAATCGTTTCGAGTTCGTTACGTGGTCTACGGTTTCGACTATTCGGTACGTTCCAATTATTTTACTACCGAATTCTGTCTTTTGCATCCACCCGCTTTGTTTCTTTATCCGAAAGATTCCGAGATTTCCGAAATTACATTAGAAATATCGAATTCTCTTCCTTTCGAGTTTTGTCATTCCGGTCTTTCCGGAAAGGGAAAAAAACACTCTGCCGCGTCCTTGGATGAATGGATGGATTCTCCGATTTTATTGTCCGGTCGTTCGGCGATTCCCTTTGTTTCCGGTGGTTGCGAACACGAAATCGTTCTCGAGGGAGAATTGTCCAAGTCTGTTCAGAAGAATCTGATTCGTGATCTCCAAAAAATTACGGAAGAACAGATTCGTTCTTTGGGGGGAGCGCCTAACTCTCGTTATCTGTTTGTTCTGATTCTTTCCGAAGGCGCGTACGGAGGATTGGAACATCTGAATTCTTCCGTAAACATGTATGACCCACTGAAGGCTTTGACTAAGGACGGTTATCTCAAACTTTTAGAACTCCTTTCTCACGAATACTTTCATCTCTGGAACGTAAAACGAATCCGTCCGATCGCGCTTGGTCCGTTCGATTATCAAAAGCCGAATCTGACTCGGGAGCTCTGGATCGCAGAAGGAATCACTTCTTTTTATGACGCTTATTTCTTGGTGAAAACAAAACACTTAAGTCCGGAGAATTATCTGGCGAAGGTGATGGAAGATCTTCAGAGTCTGGAAAAATCGGAAGGAGAATCTTGGATGAGTTTAGAAGATTCTTCTTATACGGCTTGGACGAAATTCTACAATCGTTCGAACGATCCGAACGCGGGGAACACGGGAATTTCTTATTACGTTAAAGGTGGAATTCTCGCGCTCGCGATGGATCTTTATCTGCTTTCGGAAACTTCCGGTAAAAAATCCCTCTTGGACGTTATGAAAGAAGTGTATCAGTTTTTTCATGTTGGAAAGAATCGCGGATTTACAAAGCCTGAATTTTTCGAAGCCGCCAAAAGAAGCACCGGCGTGGATCTAAAGTTGGAATTTGGAGCTTATCTTGATAAGCCGGTTGTGATTCCGATCGAAAGATACTTTCATAAAATCGGCGTTATACGGGTGGATTCGAATCCTGGAGTGGAACTTGGTTTCGGGACAAGAGAAGAAAGGGGAAATCTTGTCATCAGTAAGATCGACTGGAAAGTCTTGGATTCTTCTGTCGATTTGAGCCAGGGTGACGAATGGATTTCTCTAAACGGGAATAGGATTCATTCCGGAAATCGGAAAGATCTTTTGAAACAGTTTAAGGCGGGTGATAAGATCGAACTTTTGATTGCGAGGAGAGGAAAGATTCTTAAGAGGAAGTTAAAGCTCTCTAAACGTTTTCAGACGAGTCAGTTTAAGTTTGAGGAACATCCGTCGGAAGAACAAAAGAAATTGAGAGATCAATTCTTCGATCGAAGTTGA
- a CDS encoding peroxiredoxin: MSDPTLGTSLPAISLESTEGKSVKLPEDIAGSWTLLYFYPKDDTPGCTKQACSYRDNIGEFKKIGAKVYGVSLDDLGSHENFIQKYSLNFPLLSDPNHSLSEALGVYGDQEWKGRVFKGLSRDSFLISPDGKIQKVWRKVDPTTTVEETLQEISKASGK, from the coding sequence ATGTCAGATCCAACATTAGGAACGTCTCTTCCCGCAATCAGTTTGGAAAGTACCGAAGGAAAAAGTGTGAAACTACCGGAGGACATCGCCGGTTCTTGGACCCTACTTTATTTTTATCCGAAAGATGATACCCCGGGTTGTACAAAACAAGCCTGTAGTTATAGAGATAATATCGGAGAATTTAAAAAGATCGGAGCGAAAGTCTACGGCGTAAGCTTGGACGACCTCGGATCTCATGAGAATTTTATTCAAAAGTATTCTTTAAACTTTCCTCTGTTATCCGATCCCAACCATTCTCTGAGCGAAGCGCTGGGAGTTTATGGAGATCAAGAATGGAAAGGAAGAGTTTTTAAAGGTCTTTCTAGGGATTCTTTTTTGATTTCTCCGGATGGGAAAATACAAAAGGTTTGGAGAAAAGTTGACCCGACGACCACGGTGGAAGAAACTCTCCAGGAGATTTCCAAAGCAAGCGGTAAATGA
- a CDS encoding adenylate/guanylate cyclase domain-containing protein, whose amino-acid sequence MKTILFFLFVFLPTFLSSETQENWKPIDLRTGTWYAVEGFQEKNLRGLDPVSNEVKKITSFPIVMNEIFEVPIGEGLKEYTLQTSFSSEGDLQQTKIYKPIFLYLESIGENWEIYLNGYSLSKEIHLDPSGKEMLVRRTIRNFRLPIDSSLLKKGENILTFHLIGDSPATALSKNLDLGFYIDGDYSITAEQKLSGDISTLVNLCLNTIYIFFGLYHLLIYAKRREDRYNVYFGFFSVFMALYSLSRSTYAFETIHDTTWITRIEYASVTLLAPLFLLFMQDYFYGRAKFSRVLFGFFIFNLGIAIVTLLEPFRYTMTSLRIWQFSILPTLVYLLYFMGKAVYLRKKDATVMAASIFTVVFIAVYDVIDSMFFQSGFRFTHFAYFFFVVALTTILANRFISLYRQSEDLNIELSQQKLELARQKNAFFRFVPVQFLNVLGKDSAVEVNLGDSVLKEMSVLFTDIRSFTTISEQMTPEENFKFINDYLASMEPVIQRHEGFVDKFMGDGILALFSGEGEAMNVSLHGKTSADKAILAAIEMKKRVQTINAEAKDSSHFKGLKIGIGINTGNLMLGTVGSRSRLDTTVIGDTVNVASRLESLTNLYRADILITKNTLSSMTIADGLAIREIDSVVVKGKTDPIIIYEVYEADAPHIRKLKDTTLPLITRGIILYKVADFQEALINFEQALKVYPEDIVSILYRKRCQEYIAIPPLGNWIGVQHLLEK is encoded by the coding sequence TTGAAAACGATTCTATTCTTCCTCTTTGTATTCCTTCCTACATTTCTCTCTTCTGAAACACAAGAAAACTGGAAACCGATCGATCTCAGAACCGGCACTTGGTACGCCGTAGAAGGTTTTCAAGAAAAGAATCTCCGTGGACTCGACCCCGTTTCCAACGAAGTAAAAAAGATCACTTCGTTCCCGATCGTAATGAATGAAATTTTTGAAGTTCCGATCGGAGAAGGTTTGAAAGAATATACTTTGCAGACAAGTTTTTCTTCGGAAGGCGATCTTCAACAAACCAAGATCTACAAACCGATTTTTCTCTATTTGGAATCGATCGGAGAAAACTGGGAAATCTATTTGAACGGATATTCTCTGAGTAAAGAAATCCACCTGGATCCTTCCGGAAAAGAAATGCTCGTAAGAAGAACGATTCGAAATTTTCGTTTGCCTATTGATTCCAGTCTTTTGAAAAAAGGGGAGAATATTCTCACGTTTCATTTGATCGGAGATTCTCCAGCCACCGCTCTTTCTAAAAATTTGGATCTCGGCTTTTATATCGACGGAGATTATTCCATCACAGCGGAACAAAAACTTTCCGGAGATATTTCAACCCTCGTCAATCTCTGTCTCAATACGATTTATATCTTTTTCGGTTTGTATCATCTTCTCATCTATGCAAAAAGAAGGGAGGATCGTTATAACGTCTACTTCGGTTTTTTTAGCGTTTTTATGGCCTTATATTCTCTTTCGCGTTCCACCTACGCCTTTGAAACGATTCACGATACTACATGGATTACAAGAATTGAATATGCTTCCGTGACCTTGCTCGCGCCGTTGTTCTTATTGTTTATGCAGGATTATTTTTACGGAAGAGCCAAGTTTTCAAGAGTCCTCTTCGGGTTTTTTATCTTTAATCTTGGGATTGCGATCGTCACTCTTCTCGAACCTTTCCGTTATACGATGACAAGTTTAAGAATCTGGCAATTCTCGATTCTTCCGACTCTCGTCTATCTTCTTTATTTTATGGGGAAGGCCGTTTATCTCCGAAAGAAAGACGCGACCGTTATGGCCGCGAGTATATTCACCGTCGTGTTTATCGCCGTCTACGACGTGATAGATTCTATGTTTTTTCAATCGGGGTTTCGATTTACCCACTTCGCCTATTTTTTCTTTGTAGTAGCTCTTACAACGATTCTTGCGAATCGATTCATCTCCTTGTATCGTCAATCCGAGGATCTGAACATCGAACTCAGTCAACAGAAACTCGAACTCGCGAGACAGAAGAATGCGTTCTTCCGTTTTGTTCCGGTTCAATTCTTAAACGTTCTCGGAAAAGATTCTGCGGTCGAAGTCAACCTAGGAGATTCCGTTCTCAAAGAGATGAGCGTTCTTTTTACTGACATTCGTTCGTTTACAACGATCTCCGAGCAGATGACTCCGGAAGAAAACTTCAAATTCATCAACGACTATCTCGCGAGTATGGAACCGGTAATTCAAAGACACGAAGGTTTTGTGGATAAGTTTATGGGAGACGGAATTCTCGCCCTTTTTTCCGGAGAAGGGGAAGCGATGAACGTTAGTCTTCACGGAAAAACCTCGGCTGATAAGGCGATTCTTGCCGCGATCGAAATGAAAAAGCGAGTTCAGACGATCAACGCGGAAGCAAAGGATTCTTCTCATTTTAAAGGACTCAAAATCGGAATCGGGATCAACACCGGGAATCTTATGCTAGGGACCGTGGGAAGCCGTTCCAGACTCGATACAACCGTAATCGGAGATACGGTGAACGTCGCTTCTCGTCTGGAAAGTTTGACCAATCTTTATCGCGCGGACATTCTCATTACAAAGAATACACTTTCTTCGATGACGATCGCCGATGGACTCGCGATCCGTGAAATCGATTCCGTAGTGGTCAAAGGAAAGACCGATCCGATCATCATCTATGAAGTCTACGAAGCGGACGCGCCTCATATCCGCAAACTCAAGGATACGACCTTACCTCTGATCACGAGAGGAATCATTCTCTACAAAGTGGCGGACTTTCAAGAAGCCTTGATTAATTTCGAACAAGCTCTCAAAGTATATCCGGAAGATATCGTTTCCATTCTCTATCGGAAACGTTGTCAGGAATATATCGCGATTCCTCCGCTCGGAAATTGGATCGGCGTTCAACACCTTCTCGAAAAGTAA